In Bosea sp. ANAM02, a single genomic region encodes these proteins:
- a CDS encoding type II toxin-antitoxin system HipA family toxin: MLVVDRPLIIGIYLRPEPGKQLRIGTLLRDDSGVVTFLVDEGYIALGPERPLVSMAWYGTDEADSVSRLRARGDKIMQGGYLPAFFQNMLPEGILRDIVAKEFVHGAFDQADVLAFLGGDLPGAIVAQLEAGKPARRAPPEEQKDQGVDGAVADVRFSLAGQQMKFSAISDRKSITVPAMGKEGELILKTPSDNPKFRYLPEIEYASMQLAEAAGVRTAECWLVESSSVSGIAEPFLKGGDYALAVKRFDRAPGGIRIQIEDFAQIFGALPDAKYSTGNEATILNATRRFCTDSRGELLEAVRRFIVAVLVGDGDRHLKNTSLMLGSRDGLPEVSLTPAYDVVSTYLLHNDQRMAMKLGGTDDPWRYDVAKLERAAGLLKVEPKVIIREAKRTVERARDLWPKQLQELPIPTERKRKLVDRIEKLPLANELSPKPVKGVEFPEDEAEPVAAPKP; encoded by the coding sequence TTGCTCGTCGTTGATCGCCCCCTTATCATCGGGATCTATCTCAGGCCGGAGCCGGGCAAGCAACTGCGGATCGGAACCCTGCTGCGCGACGACAGCGGTGTCGTCACATTTCTTGTCGACGAAGGCTACATCGCGCTCGGACCGGAACGACCGCTCGTGAGCATGGCTTGGTACGGAACCGACGAAGCCGACTCAGTCTCCAGATTGAGAGCTCGCGGGGACAAGATCATGCAGGGAGGTTATCTCCCGGCATTCTTCCAGAACATGCTCCCGGAGGGTATCCTGCGGGACATTGTCGCGAAGGAGTTTGTTCACGGAGCTTTCGACCAGGCTGACGTCCTCGCGTTTTTGGGAGGGGATCTGCCTGGGGCCATCGTAGCTCAACTCGAAGCTGGAAAGCCCGCTCGACGAGCTCCCCCGGAAGAACAAAAGGATCAGGGAGTCGATGGCGCGGTCGCCGACGTACGTTTCTCGCTCGCCGGTCAGCAGATGAAGTTTTCTGCGATCTCGGATCGCAAGTCCATAACCGTTCCGGCGATGGGGAAGGAGGGGGAATTGATCCTCAAAACTCCCTCCGACAACCCGAAATTCAGATATCTTCCTGAAATCGAATACGCGTCGATGCAACTCGCCGAGGCGGCAGGTGTTCGCACGGCCGAATGCTGGTTGGTCGAATCAAGTTCGGTCTCCGGCATCGCTGAACCGTTCCTCAAGGGGGGTGACTACGCACTGGCCGTGAAACGCTTTGATCGTGCTCCTGGCGGTATCAGGATTCAGATCGAGGACTTCGCCCAGATTTTCGGCGCGCTTCCGGACGCGAAGTATTCAACGGGCAACGAGGCGACGATCCTGAACGCAACGCGGCGGTTCTGCACGGATAGTCGAGGCGAGCTCCTCGAGGCAGTTCGCCGCTTCATTGTTGCCGTGCTCGTTGGCGATGGGGATCGCCACCTCAAGAACACCTCGCTCATGCTGGGTTCGCGCGATGGACTTCCGGAGGTCTCGTTAACGCCCGCCTACGATGTGGTATCCACATACCTGCTTCATAACGACCAGAGGATGGCGATGAAGCTCGGCGGAACGGATGATCCTTGGCGATACGACGTCGCCAAGCTTGAGCGGGCGGCTGGTCTCCTCAAAGTCGAGCCAAAGGTAATCATTCGCGAAGCGAAGCGAACGGTAGAGCGCGCGCGTGATCTTTGGCCGAAGCAGCTGCAAGAGCTCCCGATCCCCACGGAGAGGAAACGGAAACTGGTCGACCGGATCGAAAAGCTACCATTGGCGAACGAACTGTCCCCGAAACCGGTGAAGGGCGTCGAGTTTCCTGAAGACGAAGCAGAGCCTGTGGCAGCGCCCAAGCCGTAG
- a CDS encoding outer membrane protein, with protein sequence MKTLRSFLLAGAALMAAGSAFAADLPIAGNLAPAPVSVASPIRSTAVDWTGFSVGAQGGFGWSRFEGGPFLQTAWSLAPLRKPDADGGFGGINLQAYYQFPTNIVIGAALEANFAGIEKTHTNGFGDTTKSKVDRFGFLSAKLGYAYESFLPYIQAGVAYERQETATQIAGFVASGKQDQWGYTIGAGVDYLLTPNVVLGIGYRYADFGKKSNARLGDSFGNELHLIQASAGYKF encoded by the coding sequence GTGAAGACCCTTCGTTCGTTCCTCCTCGCCGGCGCCGCTCTGATGGCCGCCGGCTCCGCCTTCGCCGCCGACCTGCCCATCGCCGGCAACCTCGCCCCGGCTCCCGTGTCCGTTGCCTCGCCGATCCGCTCCACCGCTGTGGACTGGACCGGCTTCTCGGTCGGCGCGCAGGGTGGTTTCGGCTGGAGCCGCTTCGAAGGCGGTCCGTTCCTGCAGACTGCCTGGAGCCTCGCGCCGCTGCGCAAGCCCGACGCTGACGGCGGCTTCGGCGGCATCAACCTGCAGGCCTACTACCAGTTCCCGACCAACATCGTGATCGGCGCCGCCCTCGAAGCCAACTTCGCCGGCATCGAGAAGACGCACACCAACGGCTTCGGCGATACCACGAAGTCCAAGGTCGATCGCTTTGGCTTCCTCAGCGCCAAGCTCGGCTATGCCTACGAGAGCTTCCTGCCGTACATCCAGGCCGGTGTCGCGTATGAGCGCCAGGAGACCGCCACCCAGATCGCCGGCTTCGTCGCCTCGGGCAAGCAGGACCAGTGGGGCTACACGATCGGTGCCGGCGTCGACTATCTGCTGACCCCGAACGTCGTGCTCGGCATCGGCTACCGCTATGCGGACTTCGGCAAGAAGTCGAACGCCCGCCTCGGCGACAGCTTCGGCAACGAGCTGCATCTCATCCAGGCGTCGGCGGGTTACAAGTTCTAA
- the recJ gene encoding single-stranded-DNA-specific exonuclease RecJ produces MCGVDSCAPPDQDEDMPLQFCADRSARNRTYGLRETPNHTAPTWVDPRVGQIAAARGVGDLDAFFAPNFKTAMPDPSRLKGMDQATRRFAEAVQRGETIGLIGDYDVDGATSTAIVIRFLRLLGHERVLWRIPHRIRDGYGPNTRLVDELAASGANLLVILDSGTAAIEPVTHARQAGLDVLIIDHHEAGAELPDAVLVNPKRPDEDRSLDYLCTAGLAFLFAVGVIRELRAAGFFPGNPPDIRCLLGLVALGTVADVVPLVGLNRAYVALGLPRMAEIAGIRALVDATGESAFTPVSCGFVFGPCINAAGRIDDMTLGAEILTTDDEKRAEFLAKQLHEMNSERQKMQKHAVQLAKDLAIQSGQDKTGGVIVLYDEEWHPGVVGLVAAKVREAFDRPAIIIGNSGKGSCRSVDGYNIGENVIQAYQSGLLIKGGGHGAAAGLTLDPTKLDDFRSFMNGTIEGFVPPAVMLDLVVECGMLEPDLVEAFTALQPFGQGNAKPRVAVVGGFVRRVQILKGLHIKAWLSGDAGDTVVLLFNGIGTPFGDLIAQSEGRMLDVVGTAELSTFSGVTSAILKPEDAFVGADRMAHAA; encoded by the coding sequence TTGTGCGGCGTCGACAGTTGCGCCCCTCCGGATCAGGATGAGGACATGCCTCTCCAGTTCTGCGCCGATCGTTCCGCCCGTAACCGCACCTATGGTTTGCGGGAGACTCCCAATCACACCGCCCCGACCTGGGTCGATCCTCGTGTCGGGCAGATAGCCGCGGCTCGGGGCGTTGGGGATCTCGACGCATTCTTTGCCCCCAATTTCAAAACCGCCATGCCTGACCCATCACGTCTGAAGGGCATGGATCAGGCGACGAGGCGTTTCGCTGAAGCTGTCCAGCGCGGCGAGACAATCGGGTTGATCGGCGACTACGACGTCGACGGCGCCACCTCGACCGCGATCGTCATCCGCTTCCTGCGTTTGCTGGGTCATGAACGCGTGCTGTGGCGCATCCCGCATCGCATTCGCGACGGCTATGGACCGAACACCCGCCTGGTCGACGAGCTCGCTGCGAGCGGCGCGAACCTGCTGGTCATCCTGGATTCCGGGACGGCGGCGATCGAGCCGGTGACGCATGCGCGCCAGGCCGGGTTGGACGTCCTGATCATCGATCACCACGAAGCTGGTGCCGAGCTCCCTGACGCCGTCCTCGTCAACCCCAAGCGGCCTGACGAGGACCGCTCGCTTGACTATCTGTGCACCGCTGGTCTCGCCTTCCTCTTCGCCGTCGGCGTCATTCGAGAACTCCGGGCGGCTGGCTTCTTTCCCGGCAACCCGCCCGACATTCGGTGCCTGCTCGGGCTTGTGGCGCTGGGAACCGTGGCGGATGTCGTTCCCCTCGTCGGCCTCAACCGGGCCTACGTCGCCCTGGGACTGCCCAGGATGGCCGAGATCGCGGGAATCCGAGCCTTGGTCGATGCGACCGGCGAGAGCGCCTTTACGCCCGTCTCCTGCGGCTTCGTCTTCGGGCCCTGCATCAATGCTGCCGGCCGGATCGACGACATGACGCTCGGGGCCGAGATCCTGACGACGGATGACGAGAAGCGGGCGGAGTTCCTGGCGAAGCAGCTTCACGAGATGAACAGCGAGCGGCAGAAGATGCAGAAGCACGCTGTTCAGCTCGCCAAGGACCTTGCGATCCAGTCAGGGCAGGACAAGACCGGCGGCGTCATCGTCCTCTACGACGAGGAATGGCACCCGGGTGTTGTCGGCCTCGTCGCCGCCAAAGTCCGGGAGGCCTTCGATCGGCCAGCGATCATCATCGGGAACTCTGGAAAGGGATCCTGCCGATCCGTCGATGGCTACAATATCGGTGAGAACGTCATTCAGGCCTACCAGAGCGGTCTGCTGATCAAAGGAGGCGGCCATGGTGCGGCCGCTGGCCTGACGCTTGATCCGACGAAGCTCGATGACTTTCGTTCGTTTATGAACGGGACCATCGAGGGCTTCGTCCCGCCGGCGGTAATGCTCGACCTGGTCGTTGAGTGCGGAATGCTGGAGCCCGATCTCGTGGAAGCATTCACGGCGCTTCAGCCGTTCGGGCAAGGGAACGCCAAGCCGCGGGTCGCCGTCGTCGGTGGCTTCGTTCGTCGGGTGCAGATCCTCAAGGGCCTACACATCAAGGCATGGCTCAGCGGGGATGCAGGCGATACCGTCGTCCTGCTATTCAACGGAATTGGGACGCCTTTTGGCGACCTCATCGCTCAGTCGGAAGGCAGGATGCTGGATGTCGTCGGAACGGCCGAATTGAGCACCTTCTCGGGTGTCACATCGGCAATTCTCAAGCCGGAGGATGCTTTCGTCGGTGCTGACCGAATGGCTCATGCAGCATGA
- a CDS encoding tyrosine-type recombinase/integrase, translating to MQTNPYGYRVKRIVFPSSGERFVVVEGPPDGIALEAPSLYTSMCLREAGLSPNSMAQHLSAIVLLLEWSASRVPAIDVEERLQSVSLLSGDEVLDLRRFLRQNRNLGRLTDPDKRKASRPTVRHGHYYFRCHAVRDYIAWHAQRSIDRIINRDVERLREARFRLDEFCRRMTNDLPSPRHRQREGVDESIQRCFLEAIRPGSPTNPFKPAYQVRNYALLLLYHEHGLRRADALKIKGEDLHLHGAEPTLDIIVRHDEKQDPRRSEPRHKTFGRTLALGPELVAALEDWILRERPKIPNAKRSPYVFLARSGMPLSSATVNDMFDLLRNRVAGLPADFTAHVTRHNANDRLSSVAKELGWTEGEEQRNRNYQFGWSKTSRQGDRYRSRSTREAAAKAALRMQDASTGEADR from the coding sequence TTGCAGACAAATCCTTACGGCTATCGTGTAAAGAGGATTGTCTTCCCGAGTTCGGGGGAGCGGTTCGTCGTCGTCGAGGGACCGCCTGACGGCATCGCCCTCGAAGCACCTTCTCTCTACACTTCGATGTGTCTGCGCGAAGCAGGCCTCTCACCGAACTCGATGGCGCAGCATCTCAGTGCGATCGTGCTGCTGCTAGAATGGTCAGCGAGCCGAGTGCCTGCCATTGATGTCGAAGAGAGGCTCCAATCGGTCAGCCTCCTCTCAGGCGATGAAGTCCTCGACCTGCGGCGCTTTCTTCGCCAGAATCGAAATCTCGGTCGGCTGACTGATCCCGACAAGCGCAAGGCAAGCCGGCCGACTGTGCGGCATGGTCACTATTATTTCCGCTGCCATGCTGTGCGCGATTACATCGCCTGGCACGCGCAACGCAGCATCGACCGGATAATTAACCGTGATGTCGAGCGCCTTCGTGAAGCCCGTTTCCGACTCGATGAATTCTGCCGGCGCATGACCAACGATCTGCCGTCGCCGCGCCACCGGCAGCGCGAAGGCGTCGATGAGTCAATTCAGCGTTGTTTCCTGGAAGCAATCCGGCCTGGGAGTCCGACGAACCCATTTAAGCCGGCCTATCAAGTCAGAAACTATGCCTTGCTCCTGCTTTATCATGAGCACGGTTTGCGGCGGGCCGATGCCCTCAAAATCAAGGGTGAGGATCTCCACCTTCACGGCGCCGAGCCAACCTTAGACATCATCGTCAGGCATGATGAGAAACAGGATCCTCGTCGTAGCGAGCCGCGGCATAAAACCTTCGGACGGACTCTCGCTCTCGGACCGGAATTGGTTGCGGCCCTCGAGGACTGGATTCTGCGCGAGCGCCCCAAGATCCCGAACGCGAAGCGCTCGCCCTATGTCTTTCTGGCGCGATCCGGGATGCCGCTGTCCTCGGCAACGGTGAACGACATGTTCGATCTGCTCCGCAACCGTGTGGCTGGTCTTCCCGCTGACTTCACCGCTCACGTCACGCGCCACAATGCCAACGATCGCCTCTCCAGCGTGGCAAAAGAGCTTGGCTGGACCGAAGGCGAGGAGCAACGCAATCGCAATTACCAGTTCGGCTGGTCCAAGACGTCACGACAGGGCGATCGCTATCGCAGTCGAAGCACCCGCGAAGCGGCGGCCAAAGCTGCGTTACGGATGCAAGATGCAAGCACTGGTGAGGCGGACAGATGA
- a CDS encoding bifunctional DNA primase/polymerase, with product MQDASQARGGPVSAEQGRELKYGLNETYFSPFGPQLAARGWSVFPQERGERRRSAIIDGEALKWRPFQFVAPEVAEVERWANQVPHHNVAVIFGKASGNTFALDVDVLDDRLVWKIEEIADRILGRSPFRRIGRAPKILLVYRLEEGVEMKNRSFRFALADKGPDGELQRSEDQIEFLGQGKPATFYGLHHKTGRYFDWIATHPIMRGPESAPLVTLEMVDAFLEEVQTIRPFFRSASNATPLEWTYDSSSNLIKPRISDFGENWSTDGIGRVTDGRETYLYTLARRAVQMNAGAATDETGAGLNRLKGMVVEQFKAHASLEGRWTEDYLNREVNEKVDRAARMLRDGDLKPLSMRVDAQGQVVPPQVRSKAPEREVVGEHDSLSFIPRSTGTAITDRRHVAAQIQTPEDRAREERALIPDRSEIAVKVQSDIARSLDAFFAQVYDTDEDRDNPIRVLAAPTGAGKTTATIRYIATDERTYAWDADPEGSPGPILFLLPTYHNIEELRTRANVLNLDANLSDEDLAAQAVEKGLIPEDEIEARIADLRRDAASASLRTMTYKGKLAAGCQMQEKLQLLMSAGIGSAGLCKATVTDEYGEKEDKYCVHYSTCPAIQQRREIARSHVVFLPHAFFTLSIPEELKKVRAVIADERIFHLFVHTTTLSYETLKSPRRPPRLTKKEREAGMSADEILLDRERAAEIAAAALQRQACPARALFDFSNKMGDTVTTGAMLVASALRVCGNAMTTSSAVTPDTPLDDLRELCNTPTGTEVREEYRFWKIVEERIALLDQDKAHVPLSEQTGLPYRRRAKGDREIRIQFLFQDTESNVKSEKVRLSWRSAPNWVNAPILLLDASASREIIGKVFGEREVIVDEVEAPLNVRTVVAVDSTYSNVSIVAGRNKTWEEKTYAGKRKENLRRVLSNLSGLYGYGRVVFGASVVVRRAINTAWDSPSNVDYCHFGAMRGLDFAKHHAAAVSVGRMEVPIHTIDGVVAALTFDDDTPEDPFDKRGDGCGFDGGPLRIPVENQVLRMRSGHDALVPVPMYPGTWARIVQRQYREEELKQFVGRLRPVYRHGEAPVWFAISKVVPDNVIVDDLINLDDLVYRNTRFIKVFEAVRRCDGVLHADLAIATMPEYRDRKAVITDMKSFGFGHDDGACGMTQRWTWGFTPVKVRGPDQSISYAFVRTDLRDPEQRVRAALERILDWNEADFDLEVGEPVRPRVVGTAREADWVDDQIGTRDRRRLEEAIITQRAAETALRINLPSEMMDYGNKPFAVSPTFRIAREADEAHTRVNQSEASSVISTDLMWDRLLGVDEDLLGSPVISIGEDYSDLGAGTWDEDEQAGQAA from the coding sequence ATGCAGGACGCTTCGCAAGCTCGTGGTGGGCCAGTGTCCGCTGAGCAAGGTCGAGAGCTTAAGTATGGTCTGAACGAGACCTACTTCAGCCCGTTCGGCCCTCAACTCGCCGCGCGTGGTTGGTCGGTATTTCCGCAGGAGCGCGGCGAGCGGCGCCGTAGCGCGATCATCGACGGCGAAGCCCTGAAATGGCGCCCCTTCCAATTCGTCGCCCCCGAGGTCGCCGAGGTTGAGCGCTGGGCTAACCAGGTTCCTCACCACAACGTCGCTGTCATCTTCGGCAAGGCCTCCGGAAACACGTTCGCGCTCGACGTCGACGTTCTCGATGATCGCCTTGTTTGGAAGATCGAGGAGATCGCGGACCGCATCCTGGGTCGCTCGCCCTTCCGCCGTATCGGACGTGCGCCGAAGATCCTGCTGGTCTATCGCCTGGAAGAAGGCGTCGAGATGAAGAACCGGTCGTTCCGGTTCGCGCTTGCCGACAAAGGCCCGGATGGCGAGTTGCAGCGCTCGGAAGATCAGATCGAATTCCTCGGTCAGGGCAAGCCCGCGACGTTCTACGGGCTGCACCATAAAACTGGACGCTATTTCGACTGGATTGCCACGCATCCGATCATGCGTGGCCCTGAAAGCGCGCCGTTGGTCACGCTCGAAATGGTCGATGCCTTCCTGGAGGAAGTGCAAACCATTCGTCCGTTCTTCCGTTCGGCTTCGAATGCGACGCCGTTGGAATGGACCTACGACAGCTCCAGCAATCTGATTAAGCCTCGCATTTCGGATTTCGGGGAAAATTGGTCGACCGACGGCATCGGGCGCGTCACCGACGGCCGAGAAACCTATCTCTACACGCTTGCTCGCCGCGCTGTTCAGATGAACGCCGGTGCTGCCACGGACGAGACTGGCGCAGGCCTCAATCGCCTCAAAGGCATGGTCGTCGAGCAGTTCAAGGCCCATGCGAGCCTCGAAGGCCGCTGGACCGAGGACTACCTGAACCGAGAGGTCAATGAGAAGGTCGACCGAGCCGCGCGCATGTTACGCGACGGTGACCTTAAGCCGCTTTCGATGCGCGTGGACGCCCAGGGGCAAGTCGTGCCGCCTCAGGTCCGGAGCAAAGCCCCGGAGCGCGAGGTTGTCGGCGAACATGACAGCCTCTCGTTCATTCCCCGCAGCACAGGGACGGCCATCACAGACCGCCGCCACGTCGCCGCGCAGATCCAGACGCCCGAAGATCGCGCTCGTGAGGAACGGGCGCTCATCCCGGATCGCTCCGAGATCGCGGTAAAGGTCCAAAGCGACATCGCACGTTCGCTGGATGCCTTCTTCGCGCAGGTCTACGACACTGACGAGGATCGGGATAACCCGATTCGGGTTCTGGCTGCGCCCACCGGTGCCGGTAAGACGACGGCCACTATCCGCTACATCGCTACCGACGAGCGCACCTACGCATGGGATGCCGATCCCGAGGGTTCGCCGGGACCGATCCTGTTCCTGTTGCCTACCTATCACAACATCGAGGAGCTGCGGACTAGAGCGAACGTCCTCAATCTGGACGCCAACCTCAGCGATGAGGATCTGGCCGCACAGGCCGTCGAGAAGGGCCTGATTCCCGAGGACGAAATCGAAGCGCGTATCGCGGATCTCCGTCGCGATGCCGCGTCGGCGTCGCTGCGGACGATGACCTACAAGGGCAAGCTCGCTGCAGGCTGTCAGATGCAGGAAAAGCTCCAGCTCCTGATGTCCGCTGGCATCGGCTCGGCCGGCCTCTGCAAGGCGACCGTCACCGACGAGTACGGGGAGAAGGAGGACAAATACTGCGTCCACTACTCCACCTGCCCGGCAATCCAGCAGCGGCGGGAGATTGCCCGCTCGCATGTGGTGTTCCTGCCGCACGCCTTCTTCACGCTTTCCATCCCTGAGGAGCTCAAGAAGGTGCGCGCCGTCATCGCCGACGAGCGGATTTTCCATCTCTTCGTGCACACGACGACCCTGAGCTATGAGACCCTGAAGAGCCCTCGCCGCCCGCCGCGCCTCACCAAGAAGGAGCGCGAGGCTGGGATGTCGGCCGACGAAATTTTGCTCGATCGAGAGCGCGCCGCGGAAATCGCTGCCGCGGCTCTCCAGCGGCAAGCTTGCCCCGCGCGTGCCCTTTTCGACTTCAGCAACAAGATGGGCGACACAGTGACGACCGGAGCCATGCTTGTGGCCTCGGCCCTGCGTGTCTGCGGAAACGCCATGACGACGAGTTCGGCTGTCACGCCGGACACGCCGCTCGACGATCTCAGGGAGCTCTGCAACACGCCGACGGGAACGGAGGTGCGTGAGGAGTACCGGTTCTGGAAGATTGTCGAAGAGCGCATAGCGCTCCTCGATCAGGACAAAGCGCACGTTCCCCTTTCCGAGCAGACAGGTCTGCCTTACCGCCGGCGTGCCAAAGGCGATCGCGAAATCCGCATTCAGTTCCTGTTCCAGGACACCGAATCGAACGTGAAGAGCGAGAAGGTGCGTCTCTCCTGGCGCTCGGCGCCGAATTGGGTCAACGCCCCGATCTTGCTGCTGGATGCCTCTGCCTCGCGCGAGATCATCGGCAAAGTCTTCGGAGAGCGCGAGGTCATCGTCGACGAGGTCGAGGCGCCTTTGAACGTCCGCACCGTCGTGGCCGTCGATAGCACCTATTCGAACGTCTCGATCGTCGCCGGCCGGAACAAGACCTGGGAAGAGAAAACCTATGCCGGCAAGCGCAAGGAGAACCTGCGCCGCGTTCTGAGCAACCTCTCGGGCCTTTATGGCTACGGGCGCGTCGTGTTCGGAGCGAGTGTCGTCGTTCGTCGGGCGATCAATACCGCCTGGGACTCGCCTTCAAACGTCGACTACTGCCATTTCGGCGCGATGCGCGGCCTCGACTTCGCCAAGCATCATGCGGCGGCCGTCTCGGTCGGTCGTATGGAGGTTCCCATCCACACGATCGACGGCGTCGTCGCAGCTCTCACCTTCGACGACGATACGCCCGAGGATCCGTTCGACAAGCGTGGTGACGGCTGCGGCTTCGATGGCGGGCCGCTTCGCATCCCCGTGGAAAACCAGGTTCTGCGGATGCGCAGCGGCCACGACGCCCTGGTGCCGGTCCCGATGTATCCGGGGACCTGGGCCCGGATCGTCCAGCGCCAGTACCGCGAGGAAGAGCTGAAGCAGTTCGTCGGACGTCTGCGGCCTGTCTATCGGCATGGCGAGGCGCCGGTGTGGTTCGCGATCTCCAAGGTGGTCCCGGATAACGTCATCGTCGATGACCTCATCAACCTCGACGACCTCGTCTATCGGAATACTCGCTTCATCAAGGTGTTCGAAGCGGTGCGCCGCTGTGACGGTGTCCTTCACGCCGATCTCGCGATTGCGACAATGCCTGAGTATCGCGACCGCAAGGCTGTCATTACGGACATGAAGTCCTTCGGTTTCGGTCATGACGACGGCGCTTGCGGCATGACCCAGCGCTGGACCTGGGGCTTTACACCCGTGAAGGTCCGTGGACCCGACCAGAGCATTTCCTACGCCTTTGTCCGTACCGACCTCAGAGACCCCGAACAGCGCGTCAGGGCGGCTCTGGAGCGCATTCTGGATTGGAATGAGGCTGACTTCGACCTGGAGGTTGGCGAGCCTGTGCGGCCTCGTGTGGTCGGCACTGCGCGCGAAGCCGATTGGGTCGACGATCAGATTGGCACCAGGGACAGAAGGCGCCTCGAGGAAGCGATCATCACCCAGCGTGCCGCGGAGACGGCTCTCCGGATCAACCTGCCCTCCGAGATGATGGATTACGGAAACAAGCCGTTTGCCGTATCCCCGACCTTCCGCATCGCTCGCGAAGCCGATGAAGCGCACACCCGCGTCAATCAGAGCGAGGCGAGCTCGGTCATCTCAACGGATCTCATGTGGGATCGCCTCCTCGGCGTGGACGAGGATCTCCTTGGATCGCCTGTCATCTCGATCGGCGAGGATTACTCTGACCTCGGCGCCGGCACCTGGGACGAGGATGAGCAGGCGGGCCAGGCCGCCTGA
- a CDS encoding macro domain-containing protein, whose protein sequence is MSEFEGRVVGRLRYKAGDLFAGDEAVIAHGCNALGKMGKGFAYALAERYPKAKEAYLEHGAKNGYRLGEVIPWLGPGRKVLHLIVQQRIRQKTDPKGIQYVDYRAVESAFEMIERGAARHIERKEGFFYDDPRLAIPRIGADLGGGDWNVIERIISEKIRSIDVICYVR, encoded by the coding sequence ATGAGCGAGTTCGAAGGCCGCGTCGTTGGGAGGCTTCGCTACAAGGCCGGGGACCTCTTTGCCGGTGACGAAGCCGTCATCGCACATGGCTGCAACGCGCTTGGCAAGATGGGCAAGGGGTTCGCGTATGCGCTGGCCGAAAGATATCCGAAGGCCAAGGAGGCCTATCTCGAACACGGGGCGAAGAACGGGTATCGGCTGGGCGAGGTCATCCCGTGGCTTGGGCCAGGCAGGAAGGTGCTCCACCTCATAGTGCAGCAACGCATCCGCCAGAAGACAGATCCGAAGGGAATCCAGTATGTCGATTATCGCGCGGTCGAGAGCGCGTTCGAGATGATCGAACGCGGTGCGGCACGGCATATCGAGCGGAAGGAAGGCTTCTTCTACGATGATCCGCGGCTCGCGATCCCACGGATCGGTGCGGACCTTGGCGGCGGAGACTGGAACGTCATCGAGCGGATCATCTCCGAGAAAATCCGCTCGATCGACGTTATCTGCTACGTCAGGTAG
- a CDS encoding helix-turn-helix transcriptional regulator, producing the protein MAEERRPDLLRLGRQLADARRRRGWKLADVADRLGRPLSRVSEIETGKVNSSVAALTEAGDALGLSLVFIPNDKLEQVMSLISEPRKAARAPAYDVKTAFSETFLDDAEPEGEEPKEPPFARR; encoded by the coding sequence ATGGCGGAAGAAAGAAGACCTGATCTGCTCCGTTTAGGACGCCAGCTCGCTGACGCGCGCCGGAGGCGCGGCTGGAAGCTGGCCGACGTAGCCGACCGGCTCGGCCGCCCACTTTCGCGCGTCAGCGAGATCGAGACCGGCAAGGTCAACAGCAGCGTCGCTGCGCTGACAGAGGCTGGCGACGCCCTGGGGCTTTCGCTCGTTTTCATCCCGAATGACAAGCTTGAGCAAGTGATGTCGCTGATCAGCGAACCGAGGAAGGCTGCCAGGGCTCCAGCGTACGATGTGAAGACCGCGTTCTCCGAGACGTTCCTGGATGACGCCGAGCCTGAGGGCGAAGAACCGAAGGAGCCTCCCTTTGCTCGTCGTTGA